The proteins below are encoded in one region of Amycolatopsis acidiphila:
- a CDS encoding cellulase family glycosylhydrolase, with protein sequence MTGFLRTDGVRLVDEAGTPVRLLGVGLGGWLNMENFITGYPANESMMRAAVGAVLGPERAELFFDRLLEVFFTEADARFLAGAGVNSVRIPVNYRHFEDDAAPFTLLDKGFQRLDRVDELCAAQGFYSIIDLHALPGSQNHHWHSDNPTHIPLLWRHPHFQDRAVHLWEALADRYRDNPWVAGYNPVNEPADESRQVLGPFYRRLLGAIRAVDPRHVLFLDGNTYATEFDVFAEPWDNVVYTCHDYAAAGLGKDAPSDPAFLEEKFRQRTEYSRRTGTPISSNAASTGPLPRTPTPAATPGSTPSTSNKPTPAPTSTSSTAPAATPSPATPTSARPCVGLQPRSAACTCRSTTTPRCGPPG encoded by the coding sequence GTGACCGGGTTCCTGCGCACGGACGGCGTCCGGCTCGTCGACGAGGCCGGGACGCCGGTCCGGCTGCTGGGCGTGGGTCTCGGTGGCTGGCTGAACATGGAGAACTTCATCACCGGCTATCCCGCGAACGAGTCCATGATGCGCGCCGCGGTCGGCGCGGTGCTCGGGCCGGAGCGGGCGGAGCTGTTCTTCGACCGGCTGCTGGAGGTGTTCTTCACCGAGGCGGACGCCCGGTTCCTCGCCGGGGCGGGGGTGAACTCCGTGCGCATTCCCGTCAACTACCGGCACTTCGAGGACGACGCCGCGCCCTTCACCTTGCTGGACAAGGGTTTCCAGCGGCTCGACCGCGTCGACGAGCTGTGTGCGGCGCAGGGGTTCTACAGCATCATCGACCTGCACGCGCTGCCCGGATCCCAGAACCACCACTGGCATTCGGACAACCCCACGCACATTCCCCTGCTGTGGCGGCATCCGCACTTCCAGGACCGCGCGGTGCACCTGTGGGAGGCGCTGGCCGACCGCTACCGTGACAACCCGTGGGTCGCGGGCTACAACCCGGTGAACGAGCCGGCCGACGAGTCCCGGCAGGTGCTGGGCCCGTTCTACCGGCGGCTGCTCGGCGCGATCCGCGCGGTCGACCCCCGGCACGTGCTGTTCCTCGACGGCAACACCTACGCCACCGAGTTCGACGTGTTCGCCGAGCCGTGGGACAACGTGGTGTACACCTGCCACGACTACGCCGCGGCCGGGCTCGGCAAGGACGCGCCGTCCGACCCGGCGTTCCTCGAGGAGAAGTTCCGGCAGCGCACCGAGTACAGCCGCCGCACCGGAACGCCGATCTCGAGCAACGCCGCCAGCACTGGACCCCTCCCGAGAACCCCTACACCAGCGGCTACACCTGGCTCTACACCCAGCACGTCCAACAAGCCGACACCGGCGCCGACTTCGACTTCCTCCACGGCACCCGCGGCCACACCATCCCCCGCGACTCCCACTAGCGCCCGGCCGTGCGTCGGACTTCAGCCCCGGAGCGCCGCCTGCACGTGCCGGTCGACGACGACACCGAGGTGTGGGCCGCCGGGGTGA
- a CDS encoding dihydrofolate reductase family protein, whose protein sequence is MRKLTITTFLSLDGVMQAPGGPDEDRDGGFVHGGWVVPYVDERLIQLMTDVTARAGALLLGRRTYDIFAATWPLADADDPIGARMNGLPKYVASTTLGAVTWRNSTLLTGDVAEAVAKLKKEDGGEIQVHGSGRLAQTLLRHDLVDEFHLLVFPVLLGSGTRLFAAGTVPSALLPVAVTTMPSGVVICTYTRAGGVEHGAMGPETGNWR, encoded by the coding sequence ATGCGGAAACTGACGATCACCACCTTCCTGTCCCTCGACGGCGTCATGCAGGCTCCGGGCGGGCCCGACGAGGACCGCGACGGCGGCTTCGTGCACGGCGGCTGGGTCGTGCCGTACGTGGACGAGCGGCTCATCCAGCTGATGACCGACGTGACGGCGCGGGCGGGAGCTCTCCTGCTAGGCCGCCGCACCTACGACATCTTCGCCGCGACCTGGCCGCTGGCCGACGCCGACGACCCCATCGGGGCGCGGATGAACGGCCTGCCCAAGTACGTCGCCTCGACCACGCTCGGGGCCGTGACCTGGCGGAACTCCACGCTGCTCACCGGCGACGTCGCGGAGGCGGTGGCGAAGCTGAAGAAGGAGGACGGCGGCGAGATCCAGGTCCACGGTAGCGGCCGGCTGGCCCAGACCCTGCTGCGTCACGACCTGGTAGACGAGTTCCACCTGCTCGTGTTCCCCGTGCTCCTCGGGTCCGGCACCCGCCTGTTCGCCGCGGGCACCGTCCCGTCCGCCCTGCTGCCCGTCGCCGTCACCACGATGCCCAGCGGGGTCGTGATCTGCACCTACACCCGCGCGGGCGGGGTCGAGCACGGCGCCATGGGGCCGGAGACCGGCAACTGGCGGTGA
- a CDS encoding MFS transporter produces MDQAQLRALSDHAARHVLNKEGTGGGRRAGWLMISTILIEAWDLYAISFLLLFIKDELHPSPAMLGLASGAVQAGALFGAVFGGWIADRLGRRRVFLGTMILFIVLALAQAFAVNMWQLVIIRLLLGFPLGSDISTGYAYIMESMPKGKREVMGNRWQFMFGLGEIVAIVVITIMYLSGVDHELLWRIGLGLGAVPALALLVFRLDVPDTALALVQRGKFAQAKKVARQMFDDNLDMLPDEDHHIERPRTRDFLASIWADRTRRRASIFAWISNAMQGAEFAAFGFYLPTILVLTGVSGIAATNFLTAGVYVIATIGGFTAPLVTPRIGHRGVARVGYGMAFVSLLLAALFLQIDWKPLVPLAAAGLMFGHYWDASNGMTIASMVAPSRYRATASGFGYIFVKLASFVSIFFFPILFSGLGVPAATVLVSVLSLTGYLAATYILPEVYGYVEQETATAEEKAARDAP; encoded by the coding sequence GTGGACCAGGCGCAACTTCGTGCCCTCAGCGACCATGCGGCCAGGCATGTGCTGAACAAGGAGGGCACCGGCGGCGGCCGCCGCGCGGGCTGGCTGATGATCTCCACGATCCTCATCGAGGCCTGGGACCTGTACGCCATCTCGTTCCTGCTGCTGTTCATCAAGGACGAGCTGCACCCCAGTCCCGCGATGCTGGGGCTGGCCTCCGGTGCGGTGCAGGCCGGTGCGCTGTTCGGCGCCGTGTTCGGCGGGTGGATCGCCGACCGGCTCGGCCGGCGGCGGGTGTTCCTGGGCACGATGATCCTGTTCATCGTGCTGGCGCTGGCGCAGGCGTTCGCGGTGAACATGTGGCAGCTGGTGATCATCCGGCTGCTGCTCGGCTTCCCGCTGGGCAGCGACATCTCCACCGGCTACGCCTACATCATGGAGAGCATGCCCAAGGGCAAGCGGGAGGTCATGGGCAACCGCTGGCAGTTCATGTTCGGGCTCGGCGAGATCGTCGCGATCGTCGTCATCACGATCATGTACCTCAGCGGCGTCGACCACGAGCTGCTCTGGCGGATCGGCCTCGGGCTCGGCGCGGTGCCCGCGCTGGCGTTGCTGGTGTTCCGGCTCGACGTGCCCGACACCGCGCTGGCGCTCGTCCAGCGCGGGAAGTTCGCGCAGGCCAAGAAGGTCGCCCGGCAGATGTTCGACGACAACCTGGACATGCTGCCCGACGAGGACCACCACATCGAACGGCCACGGACCCGGGACTTCCTGGCGAGCATCTGGGCCGACCGGACCCGCAGGCGGGCGAGCATCTTCGCGTGGATCTCCAACGCCATGCAGGGCGCCGAGTTCGCCGCCTTCGGCTTCTACCTGCCGACGATCCTCGTGCTCACCGGCGTCTCCGGGATCGCCGCGACCAACTTCCTCACCGCGGGCGTGTACGTCATCGCGACCATCGGCGGGTTCACCGCGCCACTGGTCACCCCGAGGATCGGGCACCGGGGAGTGGCGCGCGTCGGCTACGGGATGGCGTTCGTCTCGTTGCTGCTGGCGGCGCTGTTCCTGCAGATCGACTGGAAGCCGCTGGTGCCGCTCGCCGCCGCGGGGCTGATGTTCGGCCACTACTGGGACGCGTCCAACGGCATGACGATCGCGTCGATGGTCGCGCCCTCGCGATATCGCGCCACCGCGTCGGGCTTCGGCTACATCTTCGTGAAGCTGGCGTCCTTCGTGTCGATCTTCTTCTTCCCCATCCTGTTCTCCGGCCTCGGCGTGCCGGCGGCGACGGTCCTGGTCTCGGTGCTGTCGCTGACGGGTTACCTCGCGGCGACCTACATCCTGCCGGAGGTCTACGGCTACGTCGAGCAGGAGACCGCGACCGCCGAGGAGAAGGCCGCCCGTGACGCTCCCTGA
- a CDS encoding alpha-hydroxy acid oxidase, producing MTLPDTAPDAPPAVARRLPRLSEVRELVRFRAFTLNPVDRRLARALTIEDLRRIGRRTTPRAVFDYVDGAADAEVTVRRNAAAFENTVFLPEALHPVRDPDLSTTLLGRRISLPLVFAPTGYTRMMHHEGEAAVARVAARNGIPYALSTVGTATAEDVRDAAPAGDNWFQLYVTNNERLNRELVDRARDAGFSTLVLTIDTAVAGRRLKDVRNGLTIPPELTLRTFLGMARFPYWWFNKLTTPPVGFASIRDFPGSSADVARLLFDPGLSHEDLVWLRQAWPGKLLVKGVLWPADAKRAMDLGADGVVVSNHGGRQLDRTPATLDMLPAVREAVGERATVLLDGGVRYGQDIAAAVALGADAVMAGRAYLYGLMAGGERGVTRALEILRTEYQRTLQLLGLDATGKLSGRHVCSRSDE from the coding sequence GTGACGCTCCCTGACACCGCTCCCGACGCCCCGCCGGCCGTCGCCCGGCGGCTGCCGCGCCTCTCGGAGGTCCGCGAGCTGGTCCGGTTCCGGGCGTTCACGCTGAACCCGGTGGACAGGCGTCTCGCGCGCGCGTTGACGATCGAGGACCTGCGCCGGATCGGCAGGCGCACCACCCCGCGCGCGGTCTTCGACTACGTGGACGGCGCGGCGGACGCGGAGGTGACCGTGCGGCGCAACGCTGCGGCGTTCGAGAACACGGTCTTCCTGCCCGAGGCGCTGCACCCGGTGCGGGATCCCGACCTGTCGACCACGTTGCTGGGCAGGCGGATCTCGTTGCCGCTGGTGTTCGCCCCGACCGGTTACACCCGGATGATGCACCACGAGGGCGAAGCCGCCGTCGCCCGAGTGGCGGCGCGCAACGGCATTCCGTACGCCCTGTCGACGGTCGGCACCGCGACGGCGGAGGACGTGCGGGATGCCGCGCCGGCGGGCGACAACTGGTTCCAGCTCTACGTGACGAACAACGAGCGGCTCAACCGCGAGCTGGTGGACCGCGCGCGGGACGCTGGGTTCAGCACGCTCGTGCTCACCATCGACACGGCGGTGGCCGGGCGCAGGCTCAAGGATGTCCGAAATGGACTGACAATCCCGCCGGAGCTCACCCTGCGGACGTTCCTGGGCATGGCACGCTTTCCGTACTGGTGGTTCAACAAGCTGACCACGCCGCCGGTCGGGTTCGCCTCGATCCGGGACTTCCCCGGCTCCTCGGCCGACGTGGCGCGGTTGCTGTTCGACCCCGGGCTCAGTCACGAGGACCTGGTCTGGCTGCGGCAGGCGTGGCCGGGGAAGCTGCTGGTGAAGGGCGTGCTGTGGCCCGCCGACGCGAAACGCGCGATGGACCTCGGTGCGGACGGCGTCGTGGTCTCCAACCACGGCGGGCGTCAGCTCGACCGCACCCCGGCGACGCTGGACATGCTGCCGGCCGTGCGGGAGGCGGTGGGGGAGCGGGCGACGGTGCTGCTGGACGGCGGAGTCCGGTACGGGCAGGACATCGCGGCCGCGGTCGCACTCGGCGCGGATGCCGTGATGGCCGGCCGGGCCTACCTGTACGGCCTGATGGCCGGCGGCGAGCGCGGAGTGACGCGGGCACTGGAAATCCTGCGCACCGAGTACCAGCGGACCCTGCAACTGCTGGGCCTCGACGCGACGGGAAAGCTTTCCGGGCGGCATGTGTGCTCCCGGTCCGATGAGTGA
- a CDS encoding IS5 family transposase (programmed frameshift), giving the protein MVDALSRRLVPDELWALVEPLLPSFSVRPQGGGRAPVDDRMVFTAVVYVLTSGCAWRYLPPSFGVTVPTAHRRFTEWTKAGLWPRLHRAVLDELGSKGEIDWSRAVLDGASVRAKKGGSMTGPNPVDRGKAGSKIHVLSDRAGLPLSVAVSAANTNDSYALKPLVMAIPAVTSRRGPRRRKPGKLHADKAYDQAELRDWVRDRGIVVRIARKGIESSKKLGKHRWVIERSIAWFFGYHRLSLRYDRYANHFCAFLTLAATLTCYKKLTK; this is encoded by the exons GTGGTTGATGCGTTGTCCCGGCGGCTGGTGCCGGATGAGTTGTGGGCTCTGGTGGAGCCTTTGCTTCCGTCGTTTTCCGTACGCCCGCAGGGTGGTGGCCGTGCGCCGGTTGATGACCGGATGGTGTTCACGGCGGTGGTGTACGTGCTGACCAGCGGATGTGCGTGGCGGTATCTGCCGCCTTCGTTCGGTGTCACCGTGCCGACCGCGCATCGGCGGTTCACCGAGTGGACCAAGGCTGGTTTGTGGCCACGGCTGCACCGCGCGGTCCTGGATGAACTGGGCAGTAAGGGCGAGATCGACTGGTCGCGCGCGGTCCTCGATGGAGCATCCGTCAGGGCCAAAAAAG GGGGATCCATGACTGGCCCAAATCCGGTCGACCGGGGCAAGGCCGGTTCGAAGATCCATGTTTTGTCCGACCGCGCCGGCCTGCCGTTGTCGGTGGCAGTGTCCGCGGCCAACACCAACGACTCTTATGCCCTCAAGCCTCTGGTCATGGCCATTCCCGCGGTCACGTCCCGGCGCGGACCGCGCCGCCGTAAGCCCGGCAAGTTGCACGCCGACAAAGCCTACGATCAGGCCGAATTGCGCGACTGGGTCCGCGACCGCGGCATCGTCGTCCGCATCGCCCGCAAAGGCATCGAGTCGAGCAAGAAACTCGGCAAACACCGCTGGGTCATTGAGCGATCCATCGCCTGGTTCTTCGGCTACCACCGGCTGAGCCTCCGTTACGACCGCTACGCCAACCACTTCTGCGCCTTCCTCACCCTCGCCGCCACCCTCACCTGCTATAAGAAACTCACCAAATGA
- a CDS encoding ArsR/SmtB family transcription factor, with product MPEPATQRGRSLTHTDPADVTLQDALSAVADPVRRSILREVAAEPDFTRACGTFDLPVSKATASHHFAVLRAAGLLEQVDRGTRRYNRLRREEFDVCFPGLLALVLGEAD from the coding sequence GTGCCCGAGCCGGCCACCCAGCGCGGCAGGAGCCTGACGCACACCGACCCGGCCGACGTGACGTTGCAGGACGCGCTCAGCGCGGTGGCCGATCCGGTGCGCCGCTCGATCCTGCGGGAGGTGGCGGCCGAACCGGACTTCACCCGCGCCTGCGGCACCTTCGACCTCCCGGTTTCGAAGGCGACCGCGAGCCACCACTTCGCCGTGCTTCGCGCGGCCGGGCTGCTCGAGCAGGTCGACCGCGGCACCCGGCGGTACAACAGGCTCCGGCGCGAGGAGTTCGACGTGTGTTTCCCGGGGCTGCTGGCGCTCGTGCTCGGCGAAGCCGACTGA
- a CDS encoding SRPBCC domain-containing protein — MGFPDRIERVVELAHPPTKVWAALTTAEGLGTWFGNEATIDLRPGGSARMTWTDGHEQDMRVERVEEPSVFGFTWRIYGLPDDDPRRTYVEFTLEPAGEGTRLTVVETGFAQLPGDEHNAAFKGNVGGWARELGELAEYLDAA, encoded by the coding sequence ATGGGATTCCCCGATCGGATCGAGCGGGTGGTCGAGCTCGCGCACCCGCCCACGAAGGTGTGGGCCGCGCTCACCACGGCCGAGGGGCTCGGCACGTGGTTCGGCAACGAGGCGACGATCGACCTGCGCCCGGGCGGCTCGGCCCGGATGACCTGGACCGACGGCCACGAGCAGGACATGCGCGTCGAACGGGTGGAGGAGCCCTCGGTGTTCGGCTTCACGTGGCGGATCTACGGCCTGCCCGACGACGACCCGCGCCGCACGTACGTGGAGTTCACCCTCGAACCGGCAGGCGAGGGCACCCGGCTGACGGTCGTCGAGACCGGGTTCGCCCAGTTGCCGGGCGACGAGCACAACGCGGCGTTCAAGGGCAACGTCGGCGGCTGGGCGCGCGAACTGGGCGAGCTCGCCGAATACCTCGATGCGGCCTGA
- a CDS encoding ArsR/SmtB family transcription factor → MRPDVEAIAEQVFVALADPSRRTILAALASGGPATATDLAARLPITRQAIAKHLALLAEAGLVTAEPGERRRVRYRLRSAPMQVAQQFLAALARDWDSPLDALRDHLDR, encoded by the coding sequence ATGCGGCCTGACGTCGAGGCGATCGCCGAGCAGGTCTTCGTCGCCCTCGCCGACCCGAGCCGGCGCACGATCCTGGCCGCGCTCGCGTCGGGCGGCCCCGCCACGGCCACCGACCTGGCCGCGCGCCTGCCCATCACCCGCCAGGCGATCGCCAAGCACCTGGCCCTGCTCGCCGAAGCAGGACTCGTGACAGCCGAGCCGGGGGAGCGCCGGCGCGTGCGCTACCGGCTCCGTTCGGCCCCCATGCAAGTCGCACAACAGTTCCTGGCCGCGCTGGCCCGGGACTGGGACAGCCCGCTCGACGCGCTGCGGGACCACCTCGACCGATGA
- a CDS encoding SRPBCC family protein: protein MTEHSFSTTILVDRTTREAFDAIGKVRAWWSECIDGPTAEPGDEFVYDFAGKHRCTIRVTEAVPGRKVAWLVLDNEFDFTRDETEWVGNTMIFDIGGRDGRTEVRFTQQGLVPAYECFDVCATAWSFFVGTSLKNLITTGQGLPSGRDIARVPAEEHALAQRS from the coding sequence ATGACCGAGCACAGCTTCAGCACGACCATCCTGGTGGACCGCACCACGCGGGAAGCCTTCGACGCCATCGGGAAGGTCCGCGCGTGGTGGTCCGAGTGCATCGACGGGCCCACCGCCGAGCCCGGCGACGAGTTCGTCTACGACTTCGCGGGCAAGCACCGCTGCACGATCCGGGTGACCGAGGCCGTTCCCGGCCGCAAGGTTGCCTGGCTCGTGCTGGACAACGAATTCGACTTCACCCGCGACGAGACGGAGTGGGTCGGCAACACGATGATCTTCGACATCGGCGGGCGGGACGGCCGGACGGAGGTCCGCTTCACCCAGCAGGGCCTGGTGCCCGCGTACGAATGCTTCGACGTCTGTGCCACGGCGTGGAGCTTCTTCGTCGGCACCAGCCTGAAGAACCTGATCACCACCGGGCAGGGACTCCCGAGCGGCCGCGACATCGCGCGCGTGCCCGCCGAGGAGCACGCCCTCGCGCAGAGGAGCTGA
- a CDS encoding DUF899 domain-containing protein: MQTPPIVSAEDWEAARQRLLVEEKELTRARDALAARRRRMPWLPVDKPYRFEGPRGEASLLDLFDGRRQLIVYRAFFDPGLSSWPGNACHGCSMIADQVAHVAHLNARDTTLVFASRAPQPDIERLKARMGWAMPWYTMLDGFDTDFGVDEWHGTNAFIRDGDRVFRTYFLNNRGDEALGGTWSYLDLTALGRQEDWEDSPEGYPQTPPYEWWNWHDEYGDTAAPRPSA; the protein is encoded by the coding sequence ATGCAAACACCACCGATCGTCTCGGCCGAGGACTGGGAGGCTGCGCGTCAGCGGCTGCTGGTCGAGGAGAAGGAGCTGACCCGGGCCCGGGACGCGCTGGCCGCCCGGCGCCGGCGGATGCCGTGGCTGCCGGTCGACAAGCCGTACCGGTTCGAAGGCCCGCGCGGCGAGGCGAGCCTGCTCGACCTGTTCGACGGCCGCCGCCAGCTGATCGTCTACCGCGCGTTCTTCGATCCCGGCCTGTCCAGCTGGCCCGGCAACGCCTGCCACGGCTGTTCGATGATCGCCGACCAGGTCGCCCACGTCGCGCACCTGAACGCCCGGGACACCACGCTGGTGTTCGCCTCGCGTGCGCCGCAGCCCGACATCGAGCGGCTGAAGGCGCGGATGGGCTGGGCGATGCCCTGGTACACCATGCTCGACGGGTTCGACACCGACTTCGGGGTGGACGAATGGCACGGCACCAACGCCTTCATCCGCGACGGCGACCGGGTGTTCCGCACCTACTTCCTCAACAACCGCGGCGACGAAGCGCTCGGCGGCACGTGGAGCTACCTCGACCTCACCGCGCTCGGACGGCAGGAGGACTGGGAGGACTCGCCCGAGGGCTACCCGCAGACGCCGCCGTACGAGTGGTGGAACTGGCACGACGAGTACGGCGACACCGCCGCGCCGCGCCCGTCGGCCTGA
- a CDS encoding transporter substrate-binding domain-containing protein produces the protein MSAPRWTALRDDSRHDDPRIGIEHNGPPREPLSGDPPQIVHKTTTVAAGLPGLDCGQYDMMAVGLVASDERKKSVAFTEPIFWGQNVIVVPPGSTHVGKIFEEHPGVLKVALTSAQDRPGAEAIDKNLTKSPTPTTRS, from the coding sequence GTGAGTGCCCCTCGATGGACGGCGCTGCGCGACGACTCCCGGCACGACGATCCTCGGATCGGCATCGAGCACAACGGCCCGCCGCGGGAGCCCTTGTCCGGCGACCCGCCACAGATCGTCCACAAGACGACCACCGTCGCGGCCGGACTTCCCGGGCTCGACTGCGGGCAGTACGACATGATGGCCGTCGGCCTCGTGGCGAGTGACGAGCGCAAGAAGAGCGTGGCCTTCACCGAGCCGATCTTCTGGGGCCAGAACGTCATCGTCGTCCCGCCGGGCTCGACCCACGTCGGCAAGATCTTCGAGGAACACCCCGGCGTGCTGAAGGTCGCGCTCACCTCCGCGCAGGACCGGCCGGGCGCCGAGGCGATCGACAAGAACCTCACCAAGTCGCCGACGCCTACAACAAGGAGCTGA